The Maridesulfovibrio ferrireducens genome contains a region encoding:
- a CDS encoding nitrite reductase produces the protein MDNIDSESLVVSPVKRKDGTYSLRLCINQGQLTVGMLKTVMDTMAKFNLTSLRATTGQRMNLEGIPEAKLSEVVASLGIAVEKAPPGLSVCSGAGICIYGVQKTRAMGDKILALVKENGPYPFKVKSGVSGCKMACGLSFIRDIGLVGAPKGWDVYFGGAATRNAGVGIQLGKNVSEDEALSLIGKALVYYRENGRKRERTSGTIKRLGADALLAAVK, from the coding sequence ATGGATAATATTGATTCTGAATCTTTAGTTGTTTCGCCTGTTAAACGTAAAGACGGTACTTATTCTTTGCGGTTATGTATTAATCAGGGACAACTCACTGTCGGTATGTTGAAAACAGTCATGGATACCATGGCTAAGTTTAATCTGACTTCGCTAAGGGCGACGACCGGACAACGTATGAATCTTGAAGGTATTCCCGAAGCAAAACTAAGTGAAGTTGTGGCAAGTCTTGGCATAGCTGTTGAGAAAGCTCCTCCCGGATTATCCGTTTGCAGTGGCGCCGGAATCTGTATCTACGGTGTGCAGAAAACACGCGCTATGGGCGATAAAATATTGGCCTTGGTCAAAGAGAACGGGCCTTATCCGTTTAAAGTTAAAAGTGGCGTGTCCGGTTGTAAGATGGCCTGTGGTTTAAGCTTTATCCGTGACATCGGCTTAGTTGGAGCCCCCAAAGGTTGGGATGTTTATTTCGGCGGCGCAGCGACAAGAAATGCGGGCGTAGGAATTCAACTGGGTAAAAATGTAAGTGAAGACGAAGCCTTGAGCCTGATCGGTAAAGCTCTAGTTTATTACCGCGAAAATGGTAGAAAACGCGAACGTACAAGCGGCACCATTAAACGTTTAGGTGCAGATGCATTGCTGGCTGCCGTAAAATAA
- a CDS encoding Fic family protein, with the protein MKQDKKKALFIVHKMFAEIIFDFQSLEGMPFTFPEVQTYLQGITVGGHKIADEDKLKQQILGWEKLIELVKTDRFAITKEIACSIQKVIAKDEALEIGQFRSGQVGISGTEYEPPKADELENLFPIVINEISTLSNTCEQAYRIHLDFARSQFFYDGNKRTGLLMANGHLLSNGYAPLSVPAKWLTEYNTGMIKFYETGDRSEMMIFLKKCHETMYGRFE; encoded by the coding sequence GTGAAACAGGATAAGAAAAAAGCCTTATTCATCGTTCACAAGATGTTCGCTGAAATCATCTTCGACTTCCAATCGCTAGAAGGAATGCCGTTCACTTTTCCAGAGGTACAAACATACCTCCAAGGCATCACTGTGGGTGGTCATAAAATCGCGGATGAAGATAAACTAAAACAGCAGATTCTCGGCTGGGAAAAACTGATTGAGCTGGTCAAAACAGATCGCTTTGCTATCACTAAAGAAATCGCCTGTTCCATACAAAAAGTTATCGCAAAAGATGAAGCTCTTGAAATCGGACAATTCAGGTCTGGACAGGTCGGCATTTCCGGAACGGAATATGAGCCTCCTAAAGCTGATGAGCTAGAAAATTTATTTCCAATCGTAATTAATGAAATATCAACTTTATCAAACACTTGTGAACAAGCTTATCGTATCCACTTAGACTTTGCGCGTAGCCAATTCTTTTATGACGGAAACAAACGCACAGGCTTGCTCATGGCAAACGGACATTTGCTTAGCAACGGATATGCCCCCCTCTCTGTTCCTGCTAAATGGCTGACTGAGTATAATACCGGCATGATCAAATTTTACGAAACAGGCGACCGTTCCGAGATGATGATTTTTCTAAAGAAATGTCATGAAACTATGTATGGACGGTTTGAATAA
- a CDS encoding PAS domain S-box protein, giving the protein MIKFIRRILSFRITLSMCISLAVLLFARSVLASHAEEPVFLFFSNATEVVLVSIVLLVVFLALRAFLWTTGLRTKLISSFLFISLVPICILSILDQKVTSEALSENSRQAMLAAASHTAESIDSFILANLSTVRTESTISQFAQYLSLPPDKRAGSPEELAAMGILTSLKRRDQTNITSLALLDLSGRAVADTFGYDIGLDKSNRDYFLIPIETGLPYVAAVGLSESAQQPSLYFSSPVRDTSGRILGVLRSRYNAAVLQQMILPRMDIEDHAFSAALFGDEGLRLADSHRPDLVLTPTFTLYQNVKTQIASERRITVESDQGLVIGMSRKELSDPGVTFFHTSLYGPDSEPTLNVKVRLRYMPWTIVLGYSEAANLAKIATQSHYALVVVLCIVLAVLLVAVGVTRGITHPVLALTGAARALSGGEDKVFIPIESDDEIGELAVTFNQMSKALFQSRQRLLASTERLQSLLDTLPDTVILHDAEGSILDANQSFENTFGHSLNEAHNLSIEDISGGGLTEKDALHLIDSCIEHGLQAFDWVARRKDGSEFPTYVRLRRLDLPEGLRIMAVITDIAERKQGELDLLNARNYIANIIDSMPSVLVSVDAEGDITQWNIQAEKATGLKKQAVTGHPLGEILPYLSDEMERVHEAMRCRSPLEDSKRVHMIDGVIRYENITIFPLIANGIDGAVIRIDDVTERVRLEQILVQSEKMLSVGGLAAGMAHEINNPLAAILGYTQNIRNRLFGEKKSNIDAANECDVALDKLRAYLELREIPKMLDGIYESGNRAAKIVSNMLNFSRKSGDNFTKHDIAVLLDQSIELIMSDYDLKKSYDFKQISVYREYDPSLPPVYCEGNQIQQVFLNLFKNAGEAMTEKDYKDGSPFFVLRTSEKDGMAVIQIEDNGPGMNPDICNRAFEPFFSTKATGKGTGLGLSVSYFIITDQHGGSMEVFSEPGQWTRFVIKLPLLRESDINNIEKKLT; this is encoded by the coding sequence ATGATCAAGTTTATCCGGCGCATTCTCAGCTTCAGAATTACACTGTCTATGTGTATAAGCTTGGCTGTGCTTCTTTTTGCAAGATCTGTATTGGCAAGCCATGCAGAGGAGCCTGTCTTTTTATTTTTTTCTAATGCTACAGAGGTGGTGCTGGTTTCCATTGTGTTGCTGGTAGTGTTTTTGGCGTTACGTGCTTTTTTATGGACAACGGGGCTACGGACCAAGCTGATCAGTTCCTTTTTGTTTATATCGCTGGTTCCCATTTGTATTCTATCCATTTTAGATCAGAAAGTGACCTCTGAAGCCCTTTCGGAGAACAGCCGTCAGGCCATGCTTGCCGCAGCTTCGCATACAGCAGAGTCTATCGATTCTTTTATCTTGGCAAATCTTTCCACTGTGCGAACAGAATCTACAATCTCACAATTTGCGCAATACCTGTCTCTGCCTCCGGATAAGCGGGCAGGTTCTCCGGAAGAACTGGCGGCTATGGGTATTCTTACCTCGCTTAAGCGGCGTGATCAGACCAACATAACTTCTCTTGCTCTTCTGGATTTGAGTGGCCGCGCAGTGGCTGACACTTTCGGGTATGATATAGGTTTGGACAAATCTAATCGGGACTATTTTTTAATTCCTATAGAAACAGGATTGCCTTATGTCGCTGCTGTGGGACTGTCAGAAAGCGCACAGCAACCGTCCTTATATTTCAGCTCTCCGGTGCGTGATACCTCAGGACGTATATTGGGTGTATTGCGTTCCCGTTACAATGCTGCAGTTCTTCAGCAGATGATTCTGCCGAGGATGGACATAGAGGATCATGCTTTCAGTGCTGCTCTTTTCGGTGACGAGGGGCTCCGATTGGCGGATAGTCATCGACCGGATTTAGTGCTTACTCCTACTTTTACACTGTATCAGAACGTCAAGACGCAGATTGCATCCGAGAGGCGTATCACAGTTGAATCTGATCAAGGGCTTGTTATTGGTATGAGCAGGAAGGAACTGTCTGATCCCGGTGTTACATTTTTCCATACTTCTCTGTATGGGCCAGACAGCGAACCTACGTTGAATGTTAAGGTTCGCCTTCGCTATATGCCTTGGACCATAGTGCTCGGTTATTCCGAAGCTGCTAATCTTGCTAAAATTGCTACGCAGTCGCACTATGCCCTTGTGGTTGTGTTGTGCATAGTACTGGCTGTCCTTCTTGTCGCAGTAGGCGTTACCCGAGGCATCACGCATCCGGTCCTTGCGCTCACTGGCGCCGCCCGGGCTTTGTCCGGAGGGGAGGATAAGGTCTTTATTCCTATCGAATCCGACGATGAAATTGGCGAATTGGCCGTGACTTTCAACCAGATGAGCAAGGCTCTCTTTCAATCTCGTCAGCGTTTACTGGCTTCGACTGAAAGATTGCAGTCTCTTCTCGATACTTTGCCCGACACTGTTATTTTGCATGATGCCGAAGGCTCTATTCTCGATGCGAACCAAAGTTTTGAGAACACGTTCGGTCATTCATTGAACGAGGCTCATAATCTAAGTATTGAAGATATCAGTGGTGGTGGGTTGACTGAGAAGGACGCTCTGCATCTGATAGATTCGTGCATCGAACACGGGTTGCAGGCCTTTGACTGGGTAGCACGCCGAAAGGACGGAAGTGAGTTTCCAACTTATGTAAGGTTGCGGCGACTCGATTTGCCTGAGGGATTGCGAATTATGGCTGTGATTACAGATATTGCTGAACGTAAACAGGGTGAACTTGATCTGCTCAATGCGCGAAATTATATAGCTAACATCATTGATTCTATGCCGTCGGTATTGGTGAGTGTTGATGCCGAGGGTGATATTACTCAATGGAATATTCAGGCTGAAAAGGCCACGGGATTAAAGAAGCAAGCGGTTACCGGGCATCCTTTGGGAGAGATATTGCCTTATCTTTCTGACGAGATGGAGCGGGTTCATGAGGCTATGCGCTGTCGTTCCCCTTTGGAGGATTCCAAGCGGGTCCATATGATTGACGGGGTGATACGTTATGAAAATATAACCATCTTTCCCCTAATTGCTAACGGAATAGACGGGGCGGTTATCCGTATCGACGACGTAACAGAGCGCGTCCGCCTTGAGCAGATTCTGGTGCAGTCCGAGAAGATGCTTTCTGTAGGAGGGTTAGCCGCAGGAATGGCTCACGAAATTAACAATCCTCTGGCCGCCATCCTTGGGTACACTCAGAATATAAGGAATCGCCTTTTTGGGGAAAAGAAGAGTAATATTGATGCTGCAAATGAGTGCGATGTTGCCTTGGATAAGTTGCGTGCCTATCTGGAATTGCGTGAAATTCCTAAGATGCTTGACGGTATTTATGAATCTGGAAACCGGGCAGCAAAAATTGTAAGCAACATGCTCAATTTCAGCAGAAAAAGCGGTGATAATTTCACCAAACACGACATAGCTGTTCTTCTGGATCAATCTATTGAATTGATTATGAGCGATTATGATCTTAAAAAATCTTATGATTTTAAGCAGATATCAGTGTATAGGGAGTACGATCCAAGTTTGCCCCCTGTATATTGTGAAGGTAATCAGATTCAACAGGTTTTTCTTAATCTTTTTAAGAACGCCGGAGAGGCTATGACTGAAAAGGATTACAAAGATGGCAGTCCTTTTTTCGTGTTGCGGACTTCTGAAAAGGATGGCATGGCAGTCATTCAAATTGAAGATAACGGCCCGGGCATGAATCCGGATATTTGCAATAGAGCTTTTGAGCCTTTTTTCTCCACTAAGGCTACGGGAAAAGGTACAGGTTTAGGTTTATCGGTTTCCTACTTTATCATAACCGATCAGCACGGCGGCAGTATGGAAGTTTTTTCTGAACCTGGTCAGTGGACAAGATTCGTAATTAAGCTTCCGTTGCTTCGCGAAAGTGATATAAATAATATCGAAAAAAAACTCACCTGA
- a CDS encoding metallophosphoesterase → MKLSDEIGNVETENSLKKKGISRRDFMKFSATTTAAVMSMGPACLFTSCYQSGDGLDPFNNGSDERNLIVVISDLHLGADISYTETKDNLIPLENFLKRIEDSTNVKELVIGGDLLDEWFVPATVDTYNGYDQFDFVERIAATNNRVFDAFNRIITAGKILVTYVPGNHDLTITDANVENVLPGINQARDTGLLGLGTYSPAGQPKIAIEHGHRYNFFCSPDPISHKVSIDPGTILPPGYFFTRIAAEHVVQKCKSGADVVPLVVPDPLWNSAQFLPYKYWQKWEWTLKAFPIKNLFNENIIVTNVNKFTATYAVNDLLPSQAVDKGPISVILFNGIEDKWAARCLLNNVPVPIPTAEAIDNVLSASQTDNMAVTQYFMNPVSDKKLVVFGHSHVPKIKASTSDKGEKTVYVNSGTWIDHNPDKVTMTFVVITPQRADENSQTAVKLYNFENEDVTEMAKDSVRL, encoded by the coding sequence ATGAAATTATCTGATGAAATCGGAAATGTTGAAACTGAGAACAGTCTTAAAAAGAAAGGGATATCCCGCCGCGATTTTATGAAGTTCAGTGCAACAACCACTGCTGCAGTTATGAGCATGGGGCCTGCTTGTCTATTTACTTCATGTTACCAATCAGGTGATGGCCTTGACCCGTTCAATAATGGCAGCGATGAAAGGAATTTAATTGTAGTTATAAGCGATCTCCATCTAGGTGCTGATATAAGTTATACAGAAACTAAAGATAATTTGATTCCTCTTGAAAATTTTCTCAAAAGAATTGAAGATTCAACGAATGTTAAAGAACTTGTTATCGGGGGAGACTTGCTTGACGAGTGGTTTGTTCCGGCGACAGTTGATACCTATAATGGATATGATCAGTTCGATTTTGTTGAGCGCATAGCTGCTACCAACAACAGGGTGTTTGATGCTTTTAATCGTATTATTACAGCTGGAAAAATTTTAGTTACATATGTTCCGGGAAATCATGATTTAACTATCACGGATGCAAATGTTGAAAACGTATTGCCCGGAATAAATCAGGCTCGTGATACGGGGTTGTTGGGTCTGGGAACATATTCACCCGCTGGACAGCCTAAAATTGCAATTGAGCATGGTCATCGATACAATTTCTTTTGTTCACCGGATCCGATTTCTCATAAAGTTAGTATCGACCCGGGAACAATATTGCCTCCGGGCTATTTCTTTACACGAATTGCAGCGGAGCATGTTGTACAGAAATGCAAAAGCGGAGCCGATGTAGTACCCCTTGTTGTTCCAGATCCTTTGTGGAACAGCGCTCAATTTTTGCCATATAAATATTGGCAAAAATGGGAGTGGACGTTGAAGGCCTTTCCTATAAAGAATCTTTTTAACGAAAATATTATCGTTACAAATGTTAACAAGTTTACCGCGACATATGCTGTTAATGATTTACTTCCTTCGCAAGCTGTAGATAAAGGTCCAATTTCGGTAATTCTTTTTAATGGGATTGAAGACAAGTGGGCTGCAAGGTGTCTTCTCAACAATGTTCCTGTGCCGATTCCCACTGCCGAGGCAATTGATAATGTTCTTTCTGCAAGCCAAACGGATAATATGGCAGTAACCCAATATTTTATGAATCCCGTTTCCGATAAAAAACTTGTTGTTTTCGGTCATAGCCATGTCCCTAAAATAAAGGCTTCTACAAGTGATAAAGGGGAAAAAACAGTCTATGTAAACTCAGGAACATGGATTGATCATAATCCAGATAAAGTCACAATGACCTTTGTGGTTATAACTCCACAGAGGGCGGATGAAAACTCACAAACAGCTGTAAAACTGTATAATTTTGAAAATGAGGACGTAACTGAAATGGCTAAAGATTCAGTACGGCTTTAA
- a CDS encoding ABC transporter substrate-binding protein gives MSSKRLLDAKSGKNIVITGIVKTTEREKYLYYSKYPCMVSWSIVAVIRKEDRNKFTSNGKFSLYTNLNNTNNIFSYMKGIYYGKLLNIIKETNSKNHGVAAFDTIDQINLLLHNRIDFFFADPLVAYYTHQDDIKKSNIEFIECLELPVTPIYRYYATPKTKWGGVMIRKIDAILEGMICSGRLETLVKNWTPDNFKNKLEKAYQNDIRDKVLCD, from the coding sequence ATCTCCAGTAAAAGATTATTAGATGCAAAATCCGGGAAAAATATAGTCATTACAGGAATAGTTAAAACTACTGAACGAGAAAAATATTTATATTATTCAAAATATCCTTGTATGGTTTCATGGAGTATAGTTGCTGTTATTAGAAAAGAAGATAGAAATAAATTTACAAGCAACGGAAAATTTTCATTATACACCAATCTAAACAATACTAATAATATATTTAGCTATATGAAAGGAATATATTATGGGAAACTTTTGAATATAATAAAAGAAACAAATTCTAAAAATCACGGAGTCGCAGCTTTCGACACTATTGATCAAATAAATTTACTTCTTCATAATAGAATTGATTTCTTCTTTGCTGACCCACTTGTAGCTTATTATACACACCAAGATGATATAAAGAAATCGAATATAGAGTTCATTGAATGTTTAGAGCTGCCAGTTACCCCTATATATCGCTATTATGCTACGCCTAAAACCAAATGGGGAGGCGTCATGATTCGTAAAATTGATGCAATATTAGAAGGCATGATATGTTCTGGCCGTCTTGAAACACTCGTAAAAAACTGGACTCCTGACAATTTCAAAAATAAATTAGAAAAAGCATATCAAAATGATATTAGAGACAAAGTTCTGTGTGATTAA
- a CDS encoding methyl-accepting chemotaxis protein, which yields MKFSILNKIVLMSVCMVLLTASSIFFTVDHYMAQGFAIESSNNIKTLKKVVDNHIATLSNGYLEESKMAANEDELIEAVQSKNYSKLKSVIDLFLRETGVDLITVTDADGKVLARGHSDRRGDNVNSQATVRSALSNQSQVGVVRGTEVPFSLRASSPVKYDGRVIGTVSLGVSLNKESFVDDIKEFTGLEVTVFNKETRAMTTIFKSGQRVVGTRISNPEVISTVLDRGAVFLARNNILGKEFQTAYWPIKGISGQNLGMWFIGMSVEALMKAESNVVNSSLLVILVIVPLMILAAWLIAKSLAKPIVLTTEFASFVAEGNLDHELTVTTRDEVGVLAGALIKMVANLKDMIAHAQEQTRLAAGETEKAHQAMAEAEEARAQAETAKREGMLQAARELEGVVAIISTASEELSAQIEQSSRGSDIQAQRTSETATAMEQMTASVLEVAESTSNASGTAHDAKATASSGANIVDTMIGGIGVVQKHSENLQNEMVQLGHSSEKIGEIIDVISDIADQTNLLALNAAIEAARAGEAGRGFAVVADEVRKLAEKTMTATKEVEDAISGIQNGTRNSMAQCEDTVKEVVSVSEMAKNAGESLIGIQKFTDEVSDQIRGIATACEEQSSTSEEINRAIDEINNISTETSDAMRQSSEAVMNLASQAQRLQSIIEEINSDNS from the coding sequence ATGAAGTTCAGTATATTGAATAAGATAGTATTGATGTCAGTATGTATGGTGCTTCTAACTGCATCATCCATTTTTTTTACGGTTGATCATTACATGGCCCAAGGGTTTGCAATTGAATCAAGCAACAACATCAAGACCTTAAAAAAAGTTGTCGATAATCATATTGCCACGCTTTCGAATGGGTATCTTGAAGAATCTAAAATGGCAGCTAACGAGGACGAGCTGATTGAAGCTGTTCAGTCGAAAAATTATTCTAAGCTAAAATCGGTGATTGATTTATTTTTAAGAGAAACAGGAGTTGACCTGATTACTGTGACAGATGCGGATGGTAAAGTTCTTGCCCGCGGTCATTCTGATAGGCGTGGCGATAATGTAAACAGTCAAGCTACAGTGCGGTCCGCGCTTAGCAATCAAAGTCAGGTCGGGGTTGTTAGAGGGACAGAAGTCCCTTTTTCATTACGTGCTTCTTCACCTGTTAAATATGATGGCAGAGTAATTGGAACCGTTTCTCTTGGTGTTTCCTTGAACAAGGAATCCTTTGTTGATGATATTAAAGAATTTACAGGTCTGGAAGTTACGGTTTTCAATAAAGAAACACGCGCAATGACTACAATCTTTAAGTCCGGGCAACGAGTTGTCGGCACTAGAATTAGTAACCCTGAAGTCATTTCGACTGTTCTTGATAGAGGGGCTGTTTTTTTAGCTCGTAACAATATTCTCGGCAAAGAATTTCAGACAGCATATTGGCCTATAAAAGGGATCTCCGGGCAAAATTTAGGTATGTGGTTTATTGGAATGTCTGTTGAAGCATTAATGAAGGCGGAGTCTAATGTTGTTAATTCATCATTGCTTGTAATTTTGGTAATTGTTCCCCTTATGATTCTTGCTGCATGGTTGATAGCAAAATCTTTAGCGAAACCCATCGTTCTTACTACTGAATTTGCCTCTTTTGTTGCTGAAGGTAATTTGGATCACGAACTTACTGTTACAACCAGAGATGAGGTCGGAGTCCTCGCAGGCGCTTTGATAAAAATGGTTGCAAATCTTAAAGACATGATTGCACATGCTCAGGAACAGACCCGTTTGGCCGCAGGCGAGACAGAAAAAGCTCATCAGGCCATGGCCGAAGCAGAGGAAGCTAGAGCTCAGGCCGAAACAGCCAAGCGTGAAGGCATGCTGCAGGCGGCTCGCGAACTTGAAGGAGTTGTAGCTATAATCTCCACAGCATCAGAAGAATTGTCAGCTCAAATAGAACAGTCGTCCAGAGGTTCCGACATACAGGCTCAGCGTACAAGTGAAACTGCAACCGCTATGGAGCAGATGACGGCCTCTGTATTAGAAGTTGCAGAAAGCACAAGTAATGCTTCGGGTACGGCGCATGACGCCAAAGCCACTGCATCCTCCGGTGCAAACATTGTAGATACAATGATTGGTGGAATCGGCGTAGTCCAAAAACATTCTGAAAATCTCCAGAATGAAATGGTTCAGCTTGGACATAGTTCTGAAAAAATTGGAGAAATTATAGATGTAATTTCTGACATTGCTGATCAAACTAATTTGCTGGCTCTGAATGCCGCAATTGAGGCTGCACGTGCAGGGGAAGCCGGGCGTGGATTTGCGGTTGTAGCGGATGAAGTTCGCAAGCTTGCTGAAAAAACAATGACCGCAACAAAAGAAGTTGAAGATGCTATTTCAGGTATCCAGAATGGCACACGCAACAGTATGGCTCAGTGTGAAGACACTGTAAAAGAAGTTGTTTCAGTATCTGAAATGGCGAAGAATGCCGGCGAATCTCTAATAGGAATTCAGAAGTTTACCGATGAAGTTTCTGATCAGATTAGAGGCATAGCCACCGCTTGTGAAGAGCAGTCCTCCACGTCTGAAGAAATAAATCGTGCAATAGATGAAATTAATAATATCTCAACTGAAACAAGTGATGCGATGCGCCAGTCTTCCGAAGCTGTGATGAATCTAGCTTCGCAGGCACAACGTCTTCAAAGTATAATTGAAGAAATTAATAGTGATAATAGTTAA
- a CDS encoding ABC transporter substrate-binding protein, whose amino-acid sequence MRKLLSYFLVLILTATVVLLPGCSQTPPPVQAKPLRVGWFLWPGWYPIVIAKEKGFFDKHGVQVEPILYTSYTDIFSDFAAAKIDAAHGGLYELLKINVPNMKVVLATDNSDGAEGVVVTSDIVTPGDLAGKRIGIQGALSGSEFIITTLLRRHGLSRNDLILVDVGPEIVLDTMPEQIQGGYTWEPYLSKAEAKGYKVLFTTADTPGMVPDVIVFQGAVAKKRHPEVQAFVDAWFEAQEYWMANREECDAIIAKATGQRAEDISIEGCRILSRSDNQKAFIKEDERTSLFDTGAKQVDFFISVGDVFTAPDLNKILDPSYVQGMGADVK is encoded by the coding sequence ATGCGTAAACTCTTGTCATATTTCCTCGTATTAATTCTAACGGCAACTGTCGTTCTTCTTCCGGGCTGTTCTCAAACTCCTCCGCCTGTTCAGGCCAAACCTCTACGAGTGGGATGGTTTTTGTGGCCCGGTTGGTACCCCATTGTTATTGCCAAAGAAAAAGGGTTTTTCGATAAACACGGCGTGCAGGTAGAGCCAATACTTTACACTTCGTATACCGACATATTTTCCGACTTTGCGGCTGCTAAGATTGATGCTGCTCACGGAGGGCTTTACGAACTATTGAAAATTAATGTTCCGAATATGAAGGTAGTTTTGGCTACTGATAACTCAGACGGCGCTGAAGGAGTTGTTGTAACCTCGGATATTGTTACTCCGGGGGATTTGGCAGGAAAGCGCATAGGCATTCAAGGAGCGCTGTCCGGAAGCGAGTTCATAATCACCACTTTGTTGCGCCGTCACGGTCTTTCGCGAAACGATCTTATCCTTGTAGATGTCGGGCCGGAAATAGTTCTGGATACTATGCCTGAACAGATTCAAGGGGGGTACACATGGGAACCTTATCTCTCCAAGGCTGAGGCAAAAGGTTATAAGGTACTTTTTACCACGGCTGATACGCCGGGAATGGTCCCTGACGTCATCGTTTTTCAGGGGGCAGTTGCGAAAAAGCGCCACCCAGAGGTGCAGGCTTTTGTGGATGCGTGGTTTGAGGCACAGGAATACTGGATGGCAAACAGGGAAGAGTGTGATGCTATTATTGCCAAGGCCACAGGGCAGCGCGCCGAAGATATTTCTATAGAAGGTTGTCGCATCTTGTCACGTTCGGATAATCAGAAGGCTTTTATTAAAGAGGATGAGCGTACTTCGCTCTTCGACACCGGCGCTAAGCAGGTAGATTTTTTTATAAGTGTAGGTGACGTTTTCACGGCTCCTGATCTGAACAAAATTCTTGATCCGTCATATGTGCAAGGCATGGGAGCCGACGTAAAATGA